In the genome of Terriglobales bacterium, the window ATGAGCCCCGAACAGGTGGAGGGCCACGAGGCGGACTCACGCTCCGACATCTTCGCGCTGGGCGCCGTGCTCTACGAGATGGCGACGGGCAAGCGGGCCTTCGAAGGGAAGAGCCAGATCAGCATCGCCAGCGCCATCCTGGAGAAAGAGCCGGAGCCCATCTCCCGCGTACAGCCCATGACGCCCCCGGCGCTCGAGCACGTGGTGAAGACCTGTCTGGCCAAGGATCCGGAAGAACGCTTCCAGACCGCGCACGACGTCAAGCTGCAGTTGCGCTGGATCGCGGAATCCGGCTCGCAGGTGAACGCCGCGCCGGTTGTGCGCCGCAAGCGCAGCCGGGAACGGCTGGCGTGGGCCGCCGCGCTAATTGTGGTCGCGGGCCTCGCCGCCGTTGGCTGGCTGTGGAAGCGCAGCGCGTGGAGCTACGACGCTCCCATCGTGACTTCCATCCTGCCGCCGGAGAAGGGCTTCTTCGCGCTGACGGGCAACGAGGGTGGACCGGTGGAGGTTTCGCCCGACGGCAAGATGCTGACCTTCCTGGCGACCAACGCCGAGGGGAAGACGGAGATCTGGGTGCGCGATCTGAGCCAGCATGAGTCGCGTCCGCTGCCCGGCACCGAGGGCGGCAAGGAGCCCTTCTGGTCGCCCGACAGCCACTCCGTCGCTTTCTTCGCCGGCAGCAAGCTGAAGCGGGTGGAGACGGCGGGAGGCCCGGCCGTCACCGTCTGCGACGCCGCCAACGCGCGCGGAGGAAGCTGGATGTCGAGCGGCATCATCCTGTTTACGCCCAATACCCAGACCGGCATCCAGCGCGTGGCCGACAGCGGCGGGACGCCTGAGACCATCACCCAGATCGATCCCAACCTGCACACCACGCACCGCTGGCCCTACGCCCTGCCCGACGGCAAGCACTTCCTCTACCTGGCCGCCAACCATCGCGCTCCCTCCGGCGAGAAGAACGGCGTGTACTGGGCCTCGCTCGACGGCAAGCCGAGCCGGCTGCTGGTGCACTCGGTGGCCAACGCCGCCTTCGCCGACGGGCACCTCCTGTTCCTGCGCGAGAACACGCTCATGGCGCAGCCCTTCAACCCCGAGAACGGGACACTCACGGGAAGCCCCACTCCCGTCGTGGAGGGAGTCCTCTACGATTCCGGCGTATGGCGGGGCGTATTCAGCGCCTCGCAGAACGGAGTGCTGGCGTACGAGCCCGGGGGCAGCATCGCGCAGGGCGTGCAGTTGGAGTGGCGTGACCGCTCCGGCAAGCAACTGGGCAACTGGGGCGGGCGGGAGAGCTACTTCGGCACAGCCTTCTCCCGCGACGGTAGCCGAGTGGCGGCGGTGATCGGCGATCCGGCTGCCGACCTCTGGGTGTACGACCTGAAGCGCTCGGTGCGCACTCGCCTGACCTTCAAGCCCACCCAGATGTCGGCTCCGGTCTGGGCGCCCGATGGCAGCCGCATCGCCTTTACCGCCAATTACGGCGGCAAGTGGGCGCTCTACAGCAAGGCCGCGAACGGCGCCGGAGAAGAGGTGTTAGTGTCGGAGATCGAGGGAGCCACCGGCACGGCTTCCGACTGGTCCCGCGACGGCAAGTACCTGCT includes:
- a CDS encoding protein kinase — protein: PGNIVLTKSGAKLLDFGLAKPQGLAASGSAFSGIATQASPASPVTREGTVIGTFQYMSPEQVEGHEADSRSDIFALGAVLYEMATGKRAFEGKSQISIASAILEKEPEPISRVQPMTPPALEHVVKTCLAKDPEERFQTAHDVKLQLRWIAESGSQVNAAPVVRRKRSRERLAWAAALIVVAGLAAVGWLWKRSAWSYDAPIVTSILPPEKGFFALTGNEGGPVEVSPDGKMLTFLATNAEGKTEIWVRDLSQHESRPLPGTEGGKEPFWSPDSHSVAFFAGSKLKRVETAGGPAVTVCDAANARGGSWMSSGIILFTPNTQTGIQRVADSGGTPETITQIDPNLHTTHRWPYALPDGKHFLYLAANHRAPSGEKNGVYWASLDGKPSRLLVHSVANAAFADGHLLFLRENTLMAQPFNPENGTLTGSPTPVVEGVLYDSGVWRGVFSASQNGVLAYEPGGSIAQGVQLEWRDRSGKQLGNWGGRESYFGTAFSRDGSRVAAVIGDPAADLWVYDLKRSVRTRLTFKPTQMSAPVWAPDGSRIAFTANYGGKWALYSKAANGAGEEVLVSEIEGATGTASDWSRDGKYLLFDVLANDTRRDIWFLRSDQSKGTPLLRTPAQEDQARFSPDGRWIAYVSNESGRDEVYVTPFPNVGPKWQVSSEGGDIPQWSRDGRELFFLRPDNTVMAAPIAEKDSSVEVGTVKSLFKLNSPAGIFGAFVVSPDDSRFLATSSAGGESGAPLTLVVNWMAGLKKQ